A window of the Streptomyces griseochromogenes genome harbors these coding sequences:
- a CDS encoding arginase family protein, with translation MRTLVVLDAPSNLGLRPPAPGTVPGCYKLAGALREQRVPQRLRAREGGVVVPPRYDLGDWQEGDGVFNAAALAAYTVKLADRLEHHVRAGDFPVVLGGDCSIQLGASLALRRLGRYGLAAIDASHDFRHTGNSDRIGAAGGEEVALATGRGQRDLTDLEGLGPYLRDEDVRFFGIRDCFEEDRAELAALKIPVVTVGDIREWGADALACATAQTFEVPGIDGFWVHLDADVLDPSVMPAVDSPDPDGLQPAELVELLRPLLASERCAGFNVTIYDPDLDPDGTAGALLADVIVDAFAQS, from the coding sequence ATGCGGACTCTCGTGGTGCTCGACGCCCCCTCCAACCTCGGCCTGCGCCCGCCCGCTCCGGGCACCGTACCCGGCTGCTACAAGCTGGCCGGCGCCCTGCGCGAGCAGCGCGTCCCGCAGAGACTGCGGGCACGGGAGGGCGGGGTGGTCGTACCCCCGCGCTACGACCTGGGCGACTGGCAGGAGGGCGACGGCGTCTTCAACGCCGCCGCGCTCGCCGCCTACACCGTCAAGCTCGCCGACCGCCTCGAACACCACGTCCGTGCCGGTGACTTCCCCGTCGTCCTCGGCGGCGACTGCTCCATCCAGCTCGGCGCCTCGCTCGCCCTGCGCCGCCTCGGCCGGTACGGGCTGGCCGCGATCGACGCCTCGCACGACTTCCGCCACACGGGCAACTCCGACCGGATCGGCGCGGCGGGCGGCGAGGAGGTCGCGCTGGCCACCGGGCGCGGGCAGCGGGACCTCACCGACCTGGAGGGGCTCGGGCCCTATCTGCGGGACGAGGACGTGCGGTTCTTCGGCATCCGCGACTGCTTCGAGGAGGACCGGGCCGAACTTGCCGCGCTGAAGATCCCCGTGGTCACCGTCGGGGACATCCGCGAGTGGGGCGCCGACGCCCTCGCCTGCGCCACCGCACAGACCTTCGAGGTGCCGGGCATCGACGGCTTCTGGGTGCACCTGGACGCCGACGTCCTCGACCCGTCCGTCATGCCCGCGGTCGACAGCCCCGACCCGGACGGCCTCCAGCCCGCCGAACTGGTCGAACTGCTGCGCCCGTTGCTCGCCTCCGAGCGCTGCGCGGGCTTCAACGTCACGATCTACGACCCCGACCTCGACCCGGACGGCACTGCCGGAGCCCTGCTCGCCGACGTCATCGTGGACGCCTTTGCGCAATCCTGA
- a CDS encoding DUF5107 domain-containing protein: protein MVIVTRIRREVLTLSAARLGPDNPLPALRPLDEAHRVDDRERDDMPRDMARQLGYEPLRGLLPVRVRDGYGRDREPAALDALVIENDRLRATVLPGLGGRIASLVHLPTGRELLYRNPVFQPANFALNGAWYSGGIEWNIGATGHTTLSCAPLHAARVPAPDGGEMLRLWEWERLRDLPFQVDLWLPEGSDFLHVGVRIRNPHERPVPTYWWSNTAVPEDRRILAPAEEAWLPHCPEGVGGTPIGYERRLRRVPVPSYDGIDRTHPLNSPYAADYFYEVPDGRRRWIAALDADGHGLVQTSTDVLRGRKLFVWGSGPGGRRWQQWLTEPGTGGYCEIQAGLARTQLEHVRLEPGSEVSWLEAYGPLDAPRDGAWTQVVQGAEERLAAVLPRARVEEAYAAWKPYADTEPGEILAAGSGWGALEVLRADWELPGTPFAESTLGEAQAPWLELLRTGCLPEPRRVRPPGQTLVAPHWRDMLETAPATPHTEYHLGVAQWHAGDRAQAVRSWERALQLAPSLWALLRCLAVADQETGHHERAAERYAEAFDDLCRERRDDGETWTAAVAALGGETLHALLRVRRTADARAVWERLRPAVRRRGRFRLLEAELLLAEGRRAEARAVFDEGFEVADLREGADAIGRLWARLADEPLPERYDFRMRPDTP, encoded by the coding sequence ATGGTCATCGTGACGAGGATCCGACGTGAGGTACTGACCCTGTCCGCCGCGCGGTTGGGACCCGACAACCCCCTGCCCGCGCTGCGCCCGCTCGACGAGGCCCACCGCGTCGACGACCGGGAACGCGACGACATGCCCCGGGACATGGCCCGGCAGCTCGGGTACGAGCCGCTGCGCGGCCTGCTCCCGGTGCGGGTGCGGGACGGGTACGGCAGAGACCGCGAGCCGGCCGCCCTCGACGCCCTGGTGATCGAGAACGACCGGTTGCGCGCCACCGTCCTGCCTGGCCTCGGCGGACGCATCGCCTCCCTGGTCCACCTGCCCACCGGACGCGAACTCCTCTACCGCAACCCGGTGTTCCAGCCCGCCAACTTCGCCCTCAACGGGGCCTGGTACTCGGGCGGCATCGAATGGAACATCGGCGCGACCGGCCACACCACCCTTTCCTGCGCGCCCCTGCACGCCGCCCGCGTCCCTGCCCCGGACGGCGGAGAGATGCTGCGCCTGTGGGAGTGGGAGCGGCTGCGCGACCTGCCCTTCCAGGTCGACCTGTGGCTCCCGGAGGGCTCCGACTTCCTCCATGTCGGTGTCCGGATCCGCAACCCGCACGAGCGCCCGGTGCCCACCTACTGGTGGTCCAACACCGCCGTGCCCGAGGACCGCAGGATCCTCGCCCCCGCCGAGGAGGCCTGGCTCCCCCACTGCCCTGAGGGCGTGGGAGGTACCCCCATCGGCTACGAGCGCCGCCTGCGCCGCGTGCCCGTCCCGTCGTACGACGGCATCGACCGCACCCACCCGCTCAACAGCCCCTACGCCGCCGACTACTTCTACGAGGTCCCGGACGGGCGGCGCCGCTGGATCGCCGCGCTGGACGCCGACGGGCACGGCCTGGTGCAGACCTCCACCGACGTGCTGCGCGGCCGCAAGCTGTTCGTGTGGGGGAGCGGCCCCGGCGGCCGGCGCTGGCAGCAGTGGCTCACCGAACCCGGCACCGGCGGCTACTGCGAGATCCAGGCGGGGCTCGCCCGCACCCAGCTGGAGCACGTCCGGCTGGAACCGGGGAGCGAGGTGTCCTGGCTGGAGGCGTACGGGCCCCTCGACGCACCCCGCGACGGCGCGTGGACGCAGGTCGTCCAGGGCGCGGAGGAGCGGCTCGCGGCCGTCCTGCCGCGCGCCCGCGTCGAGGAGGCCTACGCGGCCTGGAAGCCGTACGCCGACACCGAACCCGGCGAGATTCTCGCCGCAGGCTCCGGCTGGGGCGCGCTCGAAGTGCTGCGGGCCGACTGGGAGCTGCCCGGTACGCCGTTCGCCGAGTCCACCCTCGGCGAGGCCCAGGCGCCCTGGCTGGAGCTGCTGCGCACCGGCTGTCTGCCCGAGCCGCGCCGGGTCCGCCCGCCCGGCCAGACCCTGGTCGCCCCGCACTGGCGGGACATGCTGGAGACCGCGCCCGCCACCCCGCACACCGAGTACCACCTCGGCGTCGCCCAGTGGCACGCGGGCGACCGCGCCCAGGCGGTGCGCAGCTGGGAGCGGGCGCTGCAGCTCGCGCCGTCCCTGTGGGCGCTGCTGCGCTGTCTGGCCGTGGCCGACCAGGAGACCGGCCACCACGAGCGGGCCGCCGAACGGTACGCGGAGGCCTTCGACGACCTGTGCCGCGAGCGGCGCGACGACGGCGAGACCTGGACGGCCGCCGTGGCCGCGCTCGGCGGCGAGACGCTGCACGCGCTGCTCAGGGTCCGGCGGACGGCCGACGCCCGCGCGGTGTGGGAGCGGCTGCGGCCCGCCGTCCGGCGCCGCGGCCGGTTCCGGTTGCTGGAGGCCGAACTGCTCCTTGCGGAGGGACGGCGAGCCGAGGCCCGGGCCGTGTTCGACGAGGGGTTCGAGGTGGCCGACCTGCGCGAGGGCGCGGACGCGATCGGCCGGCTGTGGGCCCGCCTCGCCGACGAGCCCCTGCCCGAGCGCTACGACTTCCGGATGCGGCCGGACACCCCCTGA
- a CDS encoding VOC family protein — MEILGASLRICVDDLEAAIPFYERLAGGRALRFGRGGVQVAAIGCFLLMSGPESELELLRKVAATIAVKDVDATHRLLSELGARILAGPVPTPVGRNLIAVHPDGSVFEYVDQGG; from the coding sequence ATGGAGATTCTCGGCGCCTCGCTGCGCATCTGTGTCGACGACCTCGAAGCCGCGATCCCCTTCTACGAGCGTCTCGCGGGCGGCAGAGCGCTCCGGTTCGGACGCGGGGGTGTGCAGGTCGCCGCGATCGGCTGCTTTCTGCTGATGAGCGGGCCCGAGTCCGAGCTGGAGCTGCTGCGCAAGGTGGCGGCCACCATCGCCGTGAAGGACGTGGACGCGACCCACCGGCTGCTCTCGGAGCTGGGCGCCCGGATCCTCGCGGGACCGGTGCCGACGCCGGTGGGCCGGAATCTGATCGCGGTGCATCCGGACGGTTCGGTCTTCGAGTACGTCGACCAGGGCGGCTGA
- a CDS encoding phage holin family protein, whose protein sequence is MDGMDHLEHLDRHLVEELAQVARETVRDELREQSRKQRRTAMLYAASGAVALYAGGALALALGLGLAAGLPGWAAALITAAILGAVAYVLRGAAHPNHPHPHTPGRVIGGTPPAGPPGGLGVPYPPMPTEPPPGPPTDPEGPHHRA, encoded by the coding sequence ATGGACGGTATGGATCACCTGGAACATCTGGACAGGCATCTTGTCGAGGAGCTGGCACAGGTGGCACGCGAGACGGTGCGCGACGAGCTGCGCGAGCAGAGCCGCAAGCAGCGCCGCACGGCCATGCTGTACGCCGCCTCCGGCGCCGTCGCCCTGTACGCGGGCGGCGCGCTCGCCCTCGCCCTGGGCCTCGGCCTGGCGGCCGGTCTGCCCGGCTGGGCAGCCGCGCTGATCACCGCGGCGATCCTGGGCGCCGTCGCCTACGTGCTGCGCGGCGCCGCCCACCCGAATCACCCACACCCGCACACCCCGGGCCGCGTGATCGGCGGCACCCCGCCGGCCGGCCCGCCCGGAGGACTCGGCGTGCCCTACCCGCCGATGCCCACCGAGCCGCCGCCCGGCCCGCCCACCGACCCCGAGGGGCCGCACCACCGCGCCTGA
- a CDS encoding NAD(P)/FAD-dependent oxidoreductase, with protein sequence MSRPHVVIVGAGFAGYRAARTLARLTRSRARVTLLNPTDYFLYLPLLPQVAAGILEARRVTVSLPGTLRGVRLVLGEADRVDLDRRAVSYTDPEGGTGTLGYDRLVLAVGSVNKLLPIPGVAEHAHGFRGLPEALYLRDHVTRQVELAATADDPDNRAARCTFVVAGAGYTGTEVAAHMQLLTDSLVRRQLPGLRRPRWILLDVAPRVLPGMDERLSRTADQVLRARGVDVRMGTSVKEATPQGVLLTDGEFVATRTLVWCVGVRPDPLVEAVGQPLERGRLIVDPYLQVPGRDQVFACGDAAAVPDLEQPGTFTPMTAQHAWRQGKVAGENVAASLGLGRRRRAYRHHDLGFAVDLGGVQAAADPLGIPLSGPPAGLITRAYHLAALPGNRVRVAADWLLDTVLPRQGVQLGLVRSWAVPLDTASPELPRGPHRAGEPAANRSGAERPPHP encoded by the coding sequence GTGAGTCGACCGCACGTCGTGATCGTCGGCGCGGGCTTCGCCGGGTACCGGGCCGCCCGCACCCTCGCCCGGCTGACCCGGAGCCGTGCCCGCGTCACCCTGCTCAACCCGACCGACTACTTCCTGTACCTGCCTCTGCTGCCCCAGGTCGCCGCCGGGATCCTGGAGGCCCGCAGGGTCACCGTCTCGCTGCCCGGCACCCTGCGCGGGGTGCGGCTGGTGCTCGGCGAGGCGGACCGCGTCGACCTGGACCGGCGCGCCGTCTCCTACACGGACCCCGAGGGCGGCACCGGCACCCTCGGCTACGACCGGCTGGTCCTCGCGGTCGGCAGCGTCAACAAACTGTTGCCGATCCCCGGAGTCGCCGAGCACGCACACGGGTTCCGCGGGCTGCCCGAGGCGCTGTACCTGCGCGACCACGTCACCCGCCAGGTGGAGCTCGCCGCCACCGCCGACGACCCGGACAACCGCGCCGCCCGGTGCACGTTCGTCGTGGCCGGCGCCGGCTACACCGGCACCGAGGTGGCCGCCCACATGCAGCTGCTCACCGACAGCCTCGTACGCCGTCAGCTGCCCGGCCTCCGGCGGCCGCGGTGGATCCTGCTCGACGTCGCGCCCCGGGTGCTGCCCGGGATGGACGAACGGCTCTCCCGCACGGCCGACCAGGTGCTGCGGGCGAGGGGCGTCGACGTACGGATGGGGACCTCGGTGAAGGAGGCCACCCCGCAGGGGGTGCTGCTGACCGACGGCGAGTTCGTGGCGACGCGGACCCTGGTGTGGTGCGTCGGGGTCCGCCCGGATCCCCTGGTCGAGGCCGTCGGGCAGCCCCTGGAACGGGGCCGGCTGATCGTGGACCCCTACCTCCAGGTGCCCGGCCGCGACCAGGTGTTCGCCTGCGGTGACGCGGCCGCCGTGCCGGATCTGGAACAGCCCGGCACCTTCACCCCCATGACCGCCCAGCACGCCTGGCGGCAGGGCAAGGTGGCCGGCGAGAACGTGGCCGCCTCGCTCGGCCTCGGCCGGCGCCGGCGCGCCTACCGCCACCACGACCTCGGCTTCGCCGTCGACCTCGGCGGCGTCCAGGCCGCCGCCGACCCGCTCGGCATCCCGCTGTCCGGGCCGCCGGCCGGCCTGATCACCCGCGCCTACCACCTGGCCGCGCTGCCCGGCAACCGTGTCCGCGTCGCCGCCGACTGGCTCCTGGACACCGTACTCCCGCGCCAGGGCGTCCAGTTGGGCCTGGTCCGCTCCTGGGCGGTCCCGCTGGACACCGCGTCACCGGAACTGCCGCGCGGACCGCACCGGGCGGGCGAACCCGCCGCGAACCGGTCCGGTGCCGAGCGGCCCCCTCACCCCTGA
- a CDS encoding transketolase has protein sequence MKTAELAELGQQLRVDSVRAAAAAGSGHPTSSMSAADLMAVLLAHHLRYDFERPEHPANDRFVLSKGHASPLLYSAYKAAGVIDDGELLTFRKLGSRLEGHPTPRRVPWVETATGSLGQGLPVGVGIALAGKRLDRSGYRVWVLCGDSELAEGSVWEAAEHAGYEHLDNLVTIVDVNRLGQRGPTRHGHDLDAYARRFQAFDWHTIEIDGHDVDAIDQAYGEALSTTGQPTVILARTLKGKGVAAVQDREGLHGKPLPEPEEAVAELGGPRGAHVTVGEPPAAAVLRSVTTEVLRLPRYGPGDEVATRDAFGKALAALGTARGDIVALDGEVGDSTRTELFAKEHPDRFFECYIAEQQLVAAAVGMAVRGWVPYASTFAAFFTRAHDFVRMASISGSGINLVGSHAGVAIGQDGPSQMGLEDLAMFRSVYGSTVLYPCDANQTARLVAEMAALDGIRYLRTSRGASPVIYGPDEEFPVGGSKVLRSSEEDRLTVVAAGVTVHEALAAAERLAEDGIAVRVIDLYSVKPVDEQTLSRAAEETGCLVTVEDHHEQGGLGDAVAEAFGDGRPVPRLVRLAVRIMPGSAAPDQQLHAAGIDAVSIEAAAKTLVEEAVVP, from the coding sequence ATGAAGACCGCCGAACTCGCCGAACTGGGACAGCAGTTGCGCGTGGACAGCGTGCGGGCCGCCGCCGCTGCCGGGTCCGGGCATCCGACCTCCTCGATGTCCGCCGCCGATCTGATGGCCGTCCTGCTCGCCCACCATCTGCGCTACGACTTCGAGCGCCCCGAACACCCCGCCAACGACCGCTTCGTCCTCTCCAAGGGGCACGCCTCGCCCCTGCTGTACTCCGCGTACAAGGCGGCCGGTGTCATCGACGACGGCGAACTGCTCACCTTCCGCAAGCTCGGCAGCCGCCTCGAAGGGCACCCCACCCCCCGCCGGGTGCCCTGGGTGGAGACGGCCACCGGCTCGCTGGGCCAGGGCCTGCCGGTCGGTGTCGGCATCGCCCTCGCCGGGAAACGCCTGGACCGCTCCGGCTACCGCGTGTGGGTGCTGTGCGGGGACAGCGAGCTGGCCGAGGGTTCCGTCTGGGAGGCCGCCGAACACGCCGGATACGAGCACCTGGACAACCTCGTCACGATCGTGGACGTCAACCGGCTCGGCCAGCGCGGACCCACCCGGCACGGCCACGACCTGGATGCCTACGCCCGCCGCTTCCAGGCCTTCGACTGGCACACCATCGAGATCGACGGGCATGACGTCGACGCGATCGACCAGGCCTACGGCGAGGCGCTGTCGACGACCGGACAGCCCACGGTGATCCTCGCCCGCACCCTCAAGGGCAAGGGCGTCGCCGCTGTTCAGGACCGCGAGGGCCTGCACGGAAAGCCGCTGCCGGAACCCGAGGAGGCCGTCGCCGAACTGGGCGGCCCGCGCGGTGCGCACGTCACGGTCGGCGAACCGCCCGCCGCCGCGGTGCTCCGCTCCGTCACCACCGAGGTGCTCCGACTGCCGCGCTACGGACCGGGGGACGAGGTCGCCACCCGGGACGCCTTCGGCAAGGCCCTCGCGGCACTCGGCACCGCCCGCGGCGACATCGTCGCCCTGGACGGCGAGGTCGGCGACTCCACCCGTACCGAGCTGTTCGCCAAGGAACACCCCGACCGCTTCTTCGAGTGCTACATCGCCGAACAGCAACTCGTCGCCGCGGCCGTCGGCATGGCGGTACGCGGCTGGGTGCCGTACGCCTCCACGTTCGCCGCCTTCTTCACCCGCGCCCACGATTTCGTGCGCATGGCGTCGATCAGCGGTTCCGGGATCAACCTGGTCGGCTCGCACGCGGGTGTCGCGATCGGGCAGGACGGGCCCTCGCAGATGGGTCTGGAGGACCTGGCGATGTTCCGGTCCGTGTACGGCTCGACCGTGCTCTACCCGTGCGACGCCAACCAGACCGCCCGGCTGGTCGCGGAGATGGCCGCACTCGACGGCATCCGCTATCTGCGCACCTCGCGCGGGGCGAGCCCGGTGATCTACGGCCCGGACGAGGAGTTCCCGGTCGGCGGCAGCAAGGTACTGCGCTCCAGCGAGGAGGACCGGCTGACCGTCGTCGCGGCCGGGGTCACCGTGCACGAGGCGCTGGCCGCCGCCGAGCGGCTCGCCGAGGACGGCATCGCCGTGCGGGTGATCGATCTGTACTCGGTCAAACCGGTCGACGAGCAGACCCTGAGCCGGGCCGCCGAGGAGACCGGCTGCCTGGTGACCGTCGAGGACCACCACGAGCAGGGCGGCCTCGGCGACGCCGTCGCGGAGGCGTTCGGCGACGGCCGGCCCGTGCCCCGTCTGGTCCGGCTGGCGGTGCGCATCATGCCGGGCTCGGCCGCGCCCGACCAGCAGCTGCACGCGGCCGGCATCGACGCCGTGAGCATCGAGGCCGCGGCGAAAACGCTGGTCGAGGAGGCGGTCGTGCCCTGA
- a CDS encoding GvpL/GvpF family gas vesicle protein, with the protein MPGLRYVYAVCRPLGAPLQAQLTGVAGAPPALLHHHGLVAVVSTVPEDDFCEEALRARRTDRDWLAATTRAHQGVIDALTTVTTPLPLRPHTVFRDDSGVRTMIEAREDHFRYTLDRLEGRVEWGVKVYARTGTADESFARALHERLSRHAEDVRLYPSQDAARSTAPGRKVLDAAYLVPRADSEAFVELVDRAKGESPGIRVELAGPWAAYSFTGEFTPQEV; encoded by the coding sequence ATGCCCGGACTTCGCTACGTCTACGCCGTCTGCCGCCCCCTCGGAGCGCCTCTGCAGGCCCAGCTGACGGGCGTCGCCGGCGCACCGCCGGCGCTGCTGCACCACCACGGGCTGGTCGCGGTCGTCAGTACGGTCCCGGAGGACGACTTCTGCGAGGAGGCCCTGCGGGCCCGCCGGACGGACCGCGACTGGCTGGCCGCCACGACCCGGGCCCACCAGGGCGTGATCGACGCGCTCACCACCGTCACCACCCCGCTGCCGCTGCGGCCCCACACGGTCTTCCGGGACGACAGCGGGGTCCGGACGATGATCGAGGCCCGCGAGGACCACTTCCGGTACACCCTCGACCGGCTGGAGGGCCGGGTGGAGTGGGGCGTCAAGGTCTACGCCCGGACCGGGACGGCCGACGAGAGCTTCGCCCGGGCCCTGCACGAGCGGCTCTCCCGCCATGCCGAGGACGTCCGGCTGTACCCGTCCCAGGACGCCGCGCGTTCCACGGCGCCGGGCCGGAAGGTGCTCGACGCCGCCTATCTGGTGCCGCGGGCGGATTCCGAGGCGTTCGTGGAACTGGTGGACCGCGCGAAGGGCGAGTCGCCCGGAATCCGGGTGGAACTCGCCGGCCCCTGGGCGGCCTATTCGTTCACCGGTGAGTTCACCCCGCAGGAAGTGTGA
- a CDS encoding class I SAM-dependent methyltransferase, whose protein sequence is MPEARETAVYTHGHHESVLRSHTWRTAANSAAYLLDVLKPHMKILDIGCGPGTITADLAERVPEGHVTGVDHAPGILDRARETAAGRGLANVDFAVADVHALEYPDDTFCVVHAHQVLQHVGDPVRALREMHRVTRPGGFIAVRDADYAAMTWYPAVPGLDDWLDLYERVARANGGEPDAGRRLRAWALAAGLRDITATSGTWTFATPEERAWWSGLWADRTLASTYAERAVRGGHATPERLRAVSEAWREWGRREDGWFAVLHGEILCRKEA, encoded by the coding sequence ATGCCGGAAGCGCGGGAGACCGCCGTCTACACGCACGGGCACCACGAGTCGGTGCTGAGATCGCACACCTGGCGGACCGCCGCCAACTCCGCGGCCTACCTGCTCGATGTGCTCAAGCCCCACATGAAGATCCTGGACATCGGCTGCGGCCCGGGGACCATCACCGCCGACCTGGCGGAACGGGTCCCCGAGGGCCACGTCACCGGCGTCGACCACGCACCGGGGATCCTGGACCGGGCCCGCGAGACCGCGGCCGGGCGCGGCCTGGCCAACGTGGACTTCGCGGTCGCCGACGTGCACGCCCTGGAATACCCCGACGACACCTTCTGCGTGGTCCACGCCCATCAGGTGCTCCAGCACGTGGGCGACCCGGTGCGGGCGCTGCGCGAGATGCACCGGGTGACCAGGCCGGGCGGGTTCATCGCCGTACGCGACGCGGACTACGCCGCGATGACCTGGTACCCGGCGGTGCCGGGCCTGGACGACTGGCTGGACCTGTACGAGCGGGTAGCCCGGGCCAACGGCGGGGAGCCCGACGCAGGGCGCCGGCTGAGGGCCTGGGCGCTGGCCGCGGGCCTGCGGGACATCACGGCCACCTCCGGCACCTGGACGTTCGCCACGCCCGAGGAGCGCGCCTGGTGGAGCGGGCTGTGGGCGGACCGCACCCTCGCCTCGACCTACGCCGAGCGCGCCGTGCGGGGTGGTCACGCGACGCCGGAGCGGCTGCGGGCGGTGTCCGAGGCCTGGCGGGAGTGGGGCCGGCGGGAGGACGGCTGGTTCGCGGTCCTGCACGGCGAGATCCTGTGCCGCAAAGAAGCCTGA
- a CDS encoding bifunctional phosphatase PAP2/diacylglycerol kinase family protein: MSADVDLTAVPTTGRHALRGPLALDARLFHAAAAWHWPGAERVLPRLSRSANHGVLWFAAAAAIAASRTPRARRAAARGVASLSLASLTINTLGKRSVRRARPVLDPVPLVRQLKRQPITTSFPSGHAASAAAFATGVGLESPAWGAVVAPVAFSVAMSRVYTGVHFPSDVLAGAALGAGAAFAVRALVPTRAQAAPPARPRTAAPALPEGDGLVVVANRASGTSERVRVLRQALPGAELLECEPQDMPAELEKAAARARALGVCGGDGTVNAAAAVALRHGLPLAVLPGGTLNHFACDLGVEDERTTAGAVRRGEAVRVDVGRFVAGDHEGIFLNTLGLGVYPELVRVRERWSSRIGGWPAGVLGAYRVLHADRHPLEVELGGRRRPLWLLFVGNGVYRRMGLVPGRRTDLADGLLDVRVVHGGRRPALRLLAAAAAGPLSLPRSRLGSSGRYLHPAHAAVRLKRLRLTGVGPGTPLAYDGEVTEVRGEVLVDKLPQALTVYRPLP, encoded by the coding sequence ATGAGCGCAGACGTCGACCTGACCGCCGTCCCGACGACCGGCCGGCACGCCCTGCGCGGGCCGCTCGCCCTCGACGCCCGGCTGTTCCACGCGGCCGCCGCATGGCACTGGCCAGGCGCCGAGCGGGTGCTGCCGAGGCTGAGCCGCAGCGCGAACCACGGGGTGCTGTGGTTCGCGGCGGCCGCCGCGATCGCGGCGAGCCGTACGCCGAGGGCCCGGCGGGCCGCCGCACGCGGGGTCGCCTCCCTGAGTCTGGCCTCCCTGACCATCAACACCCTCGGCAAGCGGTCGGTGCGCCGCGCGCGGCCGGTCCTGGACCCGGTGCCGCTGGTACGGCAGCTGAAGCGGCAGCCGATCACCACGTCGTTCCCGTCGGGACACGCGGCGTCGGCGGCCGCTTTCGCGACCGGTGTCGGCCTGGAGTCCCCGGCGTGGGGGGCGGTGGTGGCGCCGGTGGCGTTCTCCGTGGCCATGTCCCGTGTCTACACAGGCGTGCACTTCCCGAGCGATGTGCTCGCGGGGGCGGCGCTCGGCGCGGGCGCCGCGTTCGCCGTGCGGGCGCTGGTGCCGACCCGCGCCCAGGCCGCGCCGCCCGCGCGGCCGCGGACAGCGGCACCGGCGCTGCCCGAGGGCGACGGTCTGGTCGTCGTCGCCAACCGTGCCTCGGGCACCTCCGAGCGGGTGCGCGTGCTGCGGCAGGCGCTGCCCGGGGCGGAGCTCCTGGAGTGCGAGCCCCAGGACATGCCGGCCGAGTTGGAGAAGGCGGCCGCGCGGGCGCGGGCGCTCGGGGTGTGCGGGGGCGACGGGACGGTGAACGCGGCGGCCGCGGTCGCGCTGCGGCACGGTCTGCCCCTCGCGGTGCTGCCCGGCGGCACGCTCAACCACTTCGCCTGCGATCTGGGGGTGGAGGACGAGCGCACGACGGCCGGTGCCGTGCGCCGGGGCGAGGCGGTCCGGGTGGACGTCGGCCGGTTCGTCGCCGGGGACCACGAGGGCATCTTCCTCAACACGCTCGGCCTGGGCGTCTATCCGGAGCTGGTGCGCGTCCGGGAACGCTGGTCGTCCCGGATCGGCGGCTGGCCGGCCGGGGTGCTCGGCGCGTACCGGGTGCTGCACGCGGACCGGCATCCACTGGAGGTCGAACTCGGCGGCCGGCGACGCCCGTTGTGGCTGCTGTTCGTGGGCAACGGCGTCTACCGGCGGATGGGGCTCGTGCCCGGCCGCCGGACCGACCTGGCGGACGGGCTGCTGGACGTGCGGGTCGTGCACGGCGGCCGCAGGCCCGCGTTGCGGCTGCTGGCGGCCGCGGCGGCGGGCCCGCTCAGCCTCCCCCGCTCTCGGCTTGGCTCGAGCGGGAGGTACCTCCATCCGGCCCATGCGGCGGTGCGACTGAAGCGGCTGCGGCTGACCGGCGTCGGGCCGGGCACACCGCTGGCGTACGACGGGGAGGTCACCGAGGTGCGGGGGGAGGTACTGGTGGACAAGCTGCCCCAGGCCCTGACGGTCTACCGGCCCCTGCCCTGA
- a CDS encoding histidine phosphatase family protein, which yields MRLLLVRHGQTPSNVANLLDTVVPGAGLTPLGERQAAAMPEALADEDIEAVYASTLTRARLTAAPLAAARGLDVIVRAGIRELSAGDLEMRPGDSPEGGLYLRTVFAWAAGDTTLRIPGGESGEEALARYDAVIAEAAASGAGTVAMVSHGAAIRVWTAARAVNVDVAFAAARPLANTGAVILEGSPSDGFKALSWAGATVVPAGEGGPAGEPVDAAGRADGPRTDEATSGCCEAGLRSIQDR from the coding sequence ATGCGCCTGCTCCTCGTCCGCCACGGCCAGACCCCCTCCAACGTCGCCAACCTGCTGGACACCGTCGTACCCGGCGCCGGCCTGACACCGCTCGGCGAGCGGCAGGCCGCCGCCATGCCCGAGGCGCTCGCGGACGAGGACATCGAGGCGGTCTACGCCTCCACCCTGACCCGCGCCCGGCTCACGGCCGCCCCGCTGGCCGCCGCCCGCGGCCTCGACGTGATCGTCCGCGCCGGCATCCGTGAGCTGTCCGCGGGCGACCTGGAGATGCGGCCCGGCGACTCCCCGGAGGGCGGGCTGTACCTGCGTACGGTGTTCGCCTGGGCGGCCGGGGACACCACGCTCAGGATCCCCGGCGGGGAGAGCGGCGAGGAGGCGCTGGCCCGGTACGACGCGGTGATCGCCGAGGCCGCGGCCTCGGGCGCCGGCACCGTCGCCATGGTCAGCCACGGTGCCGCCATCCGCGTGTGGACGGCCGCCCGCGCGGTCAACGTCGACGTGGCCTTCGCCGCCGCCCGCCCGCTGGCGAACACCGGCGCGGTCATCCTGGAGGGCTCCCCCTCCGACGGCTTCAAGGCACTGTCCTGGGCGGGCGCGACCGTCGTACCGGCGGGCGAGGGCGGCCCGGCCGGAGAGCCCGTGGACGCGGCCGGCCGAGCGGACGGTCCCCGCACCGATGAAGCGACCAGCGGTTGCTGCGAGGCCGGGCTGCGTTCAATTCAGGACCGATAA